One genomic segment of Gottschalkia acidurici 9a includes these proteins:
- a CDS encoding FecCD family ABC transporter permease — MMVETKTDEIEVNDKLNIRSRPLLASFIIVGGIVALVLGIALSVSFGAANIKVSTVWEAIFNFNPNLTEHIIIQDLRLPRVLGGAIVGACFAISGAIMQGMTRNPLADSGIMGLNSGAGFALAVCFAFFPGTPYLHLILYSFLGAGMGAAIVFGVGSLSKNGLTPVRLVLAGAAVSTLLSAFSQGIAIYFDIGQDLAFWTAGGVAGTTWIQLKIIAPWVAIAIAGAIILSPSITLLSLGDEVAKGLGLQTKLVKIIATIIVLMLAGVAVSVVGAVGFVGLIIPHLTRYLVGVDYRYIIPCSGVLGSLLVVLADLVGRGINPPYETPIGAIISLIGVPFFLYLARKERREL, encoded by the coding sequence ATGATGGTAGAAACAAAAACAGATGAGATTGAAGTGAATGATAAATTAAATATCAGGAGTCGTCCATTGTTAGCATCGTTTATTATAGTCGGTGGAATAGTTGCTTTAGTATTAGGAATAGCATTATCGGTATCATTTGGAGCTGCAAATATTAAAGTATCTACTGTATGGGAAGCTATATTTAACTTTAATCCTAATCTGACGGAACATATAATTATACAAGATCTTAGATTACCTAGGGTACTAGGGGGTGCTATAGTAGGTGCTTGCTTTGCTATATCAGGGGCTATAATGCAAGGAATGACACGAAATCCTCTAGCTGACTCTGGAATAATGGGATTAAACTCTGGAGCTGGGTTTGCATTAGCTGTTTGTTTTGCATTCTTTCCAGGAACTCCATACTTGCACTTAATCCTATATTCGTTTTTAGGTGCAGGGATGGGAGCAGCTATTGTTTTTGGAGTAGGTTCACTTTCCAAAAATGGACTAACACCAGTAAGGTTAGTATTAGCTGGTGCTGCTGTAAGTACCCTGTTAAGTGCATTCAGTCAGGGTATAGCTATTTACTTTGATATTGGACAGGATTTAGCATTTTGGACAGCTGGAGGAGTAGCTGGTACTACTTGGATACAACTTAAGATAATAGCTCCTTGGGTGGCTATCGCAATAGCTGGAGCTATTATTCTATCACCTTCAATAACTCTTTTAAGTTTAGGTGATGAAGTTGCCAAAGGTCTTGGACTACAAACCAAATTAGTAAAAATAATAGCCACAATTATTGTTCTTATGTTAGCAGGTGTAGCAGTATCAGTTGTTGGTGCAGTAGGATTTGTAGGGTTAATTATTCCTCATCTTACTAGATATTTAGTAGGAGTTGATTATCGATATATTATTCCATGCTCTGGAGTACTCGGAAGTCTATTAGTAGTACTAGCAGACCTTGTTGGAAGAGGAATTAATCCTCCATATGAAACGCCTATAGGAGCTATTATTTCACTTATAGGAGTACCCTTTTTCCTATATCTAGCACGAAAGGAAAGGAGGGAATTATAA
- a CDS encoding FecCD family ABC transporter permease, which translates to MTLIISMNTGYIRLAPLDVLRTLFGNGNDKENLILFEFRLPRIVISVMVGAGLALSGCIMQGISKNALADPGILGINSGAGLMVVIFVSFFSTNSISSIFLLPFLALLGAGLTAILIYALAYKRHQGLLPTRLLLTGIAVQAGISAAMIVLTLRLNPEKYKFVAVWLAGNIWGSNWKFVLALLPWLLVFIPYTLYKGKTLDALSMGDQIATGLGVPVEKERRALLASAVALAGSCVAVSGGISFVGLIGPHLARRLVGPKHAYLLPASALIGSLLLIVSDTLARWILQPSEIPTGIVVAVVGAPYFLYLLAKTRE; encoded by the coding sequence ATAACACTTATTATAAGCATGAATACAGGATATATTAGACTAGCTCCTTTAGATGTACTAAGAACTTTATTTGGAAATGGGAATGATAAAGAAAACTTAATTCTCTTTGAATTTAGACTACCGCGTATTGTAATATCTGTCATGGTTGGAGCAGGACTTGCTTTATCAGGATGTATTATGCAGGGTATATCTAAAAATGCTTTGGCTGATCCGGGTATTTTAGGAATTAATTCTGGTGCAGGATTAATGGTAGTAATATTTGTTTCATTTTTTTCAACTAACTCGATTTCTTCTATTTTTTTACTACCATTCTTAGCCTTATTAGGTGCGGGATTAACAGCTATATTAATTTATGCGTTAGCTTATAAAAGACATCAAGGATTGTTACCAACACGACTTTTATTAACAGGAATAGCTGTTCAAGCTGGAATAAGCGCAGCAATGATTGTTCTTACCCTTCGTTTAAATCCAGAGAAATATAAGTTTGTAGCTGTTTGGCTAGCAGGAAACATTTGGGGGTCTAATTGGAAGTTTGTACTTGCTCTATTACCTTGGCTACTAGTATTTATTCCATATACACTTTATAAAGGAAAAACTCTTGATGCACTTAGTATGGGAGACCAAATTGCAACGGGTCTTGGTGTTCCTGTTGAAAAAGAAAGAAGAGCTTTACTAGCAAGTGCAGTTGCATTAGCAGGTTCTTGTGTTGCTGTAAGTGGAGGAATAAGCTTCGTAGGATTAATAGGTCCTCACTTAGCTAGACGACTTGTAGGTCCAAAACATGCATATTTGCTTCCTGCATCTGCGCTCATAGGATCATTACTACTTATTGTATCTGATACTTTGGCACGTTGGATTTTACAGCCATCAGAAATACCGACAGGTATAGTTGTAGCAGTGGTTGGAGCACCATATTTCCTATATTTACTAGCTAAGACAAGAGAATAA
- a CDS encoding ABC transporter ATP-binding protein, with the protein MITLLDRLSTKELDIGYDGSLIVKQLNLKIPTGKITALVGSNGSGKSTILKTMARIMNPKNGNVLLDGKSIHSQSTKEVAKQLAILPQNPTAPNGLTVYELIAYGRFPHQKGFGSLTSEDKDIIYWALEMTGMKEFYDRPADQLSGGQRQRAWIAMALAQQTEILFLDEPTTFLDMAHQLEVLKLLEKLNKEEKRTIIMVVHDLNHAARYAHHMVAIKKGTVISEGEPAKVMTQEVLREVFGIEADIIMDPREGVPLCLPYELAHSNIDIKNNKSLKIV; encoded by the coding sequence GTGATAACATTGTTAGATCGTTTGAGTACAAAGGAACTCGATATAGGGTATGACGGATCGTTAATTGTAAAGCAGCTAAACTTAAAAATACCTACAGGCAAGATAACAGCTTTAGTAGGATCTAATGGTTCTGGAAAATCAACAATATTAAAAACTATGGCAAGAATTATGAATCCTAAGAATGGTAATGTATTATTAGATGGTAAATCTATACACTCACAGTCGACTAAAGAGGTAGCTAAACAGCTAGCAATATTACCACAAAATCCTACTGCACCTAATGGATTGACTGTTTATGAGCTTATTGCCTATGGGCGTTTTCCACATCAAAAAGGGTTTGGATCGTTAACTTCTGAAGATAAAGATATTATTTATTGGGCATTAGAGATGACAGGAATGAAAGAATTTTATGATAGACCAGCAGATCAGCTTTCTGGGGGGCAGAGACAAAGAGCTTGGATTGCTATGGCACTTGCACAGCAGACAGAGATTTTATTTCTAGATGAACCTACTACATTTTTAGATATGGCTCATCAGCTAGAAGTATTAAAGTTATTAGAGAAGTTAAATAAGGAAGAAAAAAGGACCATTATTATGGTGGTTCATGATTTGAATCATGCCGCTAGGTATGCCCACCATATGGTAGCAATCAAAAAAGGAACTGTAATTAGTGAGGGAGAACCAGCAAAAGTTATGACTCAAGAAGTTCTGAGAGAGGTATTTGGTATAGAAGCCGATATAATAATGGATCCAAGAGAAGGTGTACCTTTATGCTTACCTTATGAGCTAGCTCATAGTAACATTGATATAAAGAATAACAAATCTTTAAAAATTGTATAA
- a CDS encoding ABC transporter substrate-binding protein encodes MIKSFRIIILVSVMIIGLVGCGKQDKEDSQKSQNNMTGEEKSIDKGQIKTRTVRDAFGEVEIPVKAERIVAPYLEDYLVALGKEPVVQWYTQTWGKQDYLNLDVPLFDINGDIEVLLDSNPDLIILEGEPDAEKYEKYSKIAPTYWLPKDVNQNMSKTIQTIGDILGVPEKAKEVLKSYEEKAAKAKEELKKTVGNETVAVIRVNIGDKSLALFSSEKGFIGSTMYNDLGLTPHQMVKDVKDYHSVLSLEIIPQLDADHIFIFPSNGDWSSPENKEAIKSVEEGKLWQNLPAVKNGHVYKVDRSHWQTTAIKAKSMQIDDVLKELTK; translated from the coding sequence ATGATTAAGTCATTTAGAATTATAATATTAGTATCCGTTATGATTATAGGACTAGTGGGATGTGGGAAACAAGATAAAGAAGATTCACAGAAGTCTCAAAACAACATGACAGGAGAGGAGAAGAGTATAGACAAAGGACAAATAAAAACTAGGACTGTGAGAGATGCTTTTGGTGAAGTTGAGATACCTGTAAAAGCTGAGCGTATAGTAGCACCTTATTTAGAAGACTATCTAGTTGCTTTAGGAAAGGAACCGGTAGTACAGTGGTATACTCAAACTTGGGGTAAACAGGATTATTTAAATCTAGATGTACCTTTATTTGATATAAACGGAGATATAGAAGTATTATTAGATTCTAATCCAGATTTAATTATACTAGAAGGGGAGCCTGATGCGGAGAAATATGAAAAATATTCAAAGATAGCCCCAACTTACTGGTTGCCTAAAGATGTAAATCAAAACATGTCAAAGACTATTCAAACTATAGGAGATATACTAGGAGTACCAGAGAAAGCAAAAGAGGTTCTAAAAAGTTATGAGGAAAAAGCAGCTAAGGCAAAAGAAGAATTAAAAAAGACAGTTGGAAATGAAACGGTAGCTGTTATTCGTGTAAATATAGGGGACAAATCATTAGCTTTATTCAGTTCAGAGAAAGGATTCATAGGATCGACAATGTATAATGATCTTGGTCTAACACCACATCAAATGGTTAAAGACGTGAAAGACTATCACAGTGTACTATCATTAGAAATTATACCACAACTTGATGCAGACCATATTTTTATCTTTCCATCTAACGGAGACTGGTCTTCACCAGAAAATAAAGAGGCAATAAAGAGTGTGGAGGAAGGAAAGCTATGGCAGAACCTACCTGCTGTTAAAAATGGACATGTTTATAAGGTGGATAGATCACATTGGCAAACGACAGCAATTAAAGCAAAGTCAATGCAGATAGATGATGTACTTAAGGAACTTACTAAATAG
- a CDS encoding helix-turn-helix domain-containing protein produces the protein MKEKIATSIVNPSLFYKLIDIKYFTEWNEEDKIPTGYNILIITSGKGVVSIDNMIFSLERGDCFILTPDMTNNIKEQADELCFYLLTFDVVISEEIKSNDTVGNLKIKLPCEGKVDCAPFSQCIDLVENIFKDCYRKNEIVAFNNHVRFQQLLLYIFQHNDSRKETDIYVRVSESIEYIKQNFKDILTVDELSIISDVNRNRYTSLFKKITGQVPLNYINEIRINRAKRLLLMTDDKLFDIARNVGFNDEYYFSRRFKQTVGISPGQYRYNNRQNIRIFAPYLEDFLLSLGVTPIAQCLHSNCGKQDYLGLNDIPALDILREDLKLLSNNKPDFIMIDEVIKHQDNNRFKQLAPTYVLSHPGEDWRSILYTVADLVGKIQKVEDVIGHYEEKVSLARRILGASVREQTVACLRISSIGVDLYSGENQGYTGPILYGDLKLKPHPLVQQLAFKERRVRLTPKLLSQLNADHLFITFDKHYSQSEGDERKILNNPLWKSLLAVKNNHVYEVDFMTWMNYGVISHSKKIDDVLKALA, from the coding sequence ATGAAGGAAAAAATAGCCACATCTATAGTCAATCCTAGTTTATTTTATAAATTGATTGATATCAAATACTTCACCGAGTGGAACGAAGAGGACAAAATTCCTACAGGCTATAATATATTAATTATTACAAGTGGAAAAGGAGTAGTAAGCATAGATAATATGATATTCAGTCTTGAAAGAGGGGACTGTTTTATTCTTACACCAGACATGACAAATAATATAAAAGAGCAAGCGGATGAACTTTGTTTTTATTTACTCACATTTGATGTAGTGATATCAGAGGAGATTAAATCAAATGATACTGTAGGGAATCTAAAGATTAAACTTCCTTGTGAAGGAAAAGTTGACTGTGCTCCATTTTCTCAATGTATTGATTTAGTAGAGAATATATTCAAAGATTGTTATCGTAAAAATGAAATAGTAGCTTTCAATAATCATGTTCGATTTCAGCAATTATTACTCTATATTTTTCAACATAATGATTCTAGAAAAGAGACAGATATATATGTGCGAGTAAGCGAATCTATTGAATATATAAAACAAAATTTTAAGGATATTTTAACCGTAGATGAATTATCTATAATTTCTGATGTTAATAGAAATAGATATACATCTTTGTTTAAAAAAATAACAGGTCAAGTTCCTCTTAATTATATAAATGAAATTCGAATTAATAGAGCTAAGCGACTATTATTAATGACAGATGATAAACTATTTGATATTGCTCGAAATGTTGGATTTAATGATGAATATTATTTTAGTAGACGATTTAAGCAAACAGTTGGGATTTCTCCTGGTCAATATAGATATAATAATAGGCAAAATATTAGAATATTTGCCCCATATCTTGAAGACTTTCTTTTATCTCTAGGGGTTACACCTATTGCTCAGTGTTTACACTCTAATTGTGGAAAGCAAGATTATCTAGGTTTAAATGATATTCCTGCTTTAGATATTCTCAGGGAGGATCTGAAGCTTTTATCAAATAATAAACCCGACTTTATTATGATTGATGAAGTAATTAAGCATCAGGATAATAACAGATTTAAACAACTTGCACCAACTTATGTCCTATCTCATCCTGGTGAAGATTGGCGCTCTATACTTTATACAGTTGCTGATTTAGTGGGAAAAATACAAAAAGTAGAAGATGTAATAGGTCATTACGAAGAAAAGGTAAGTCTAGCGAGAAGAATTCTTGGTGCATCTGTTAGGGAACAAACGGTAGCATGTTTAAGGATATCTTCAATTGGTGTTGACCTTTATTCTGGTGAGAATCAAGGTTATACTGGACCAATACTATATGGAGACCTAAAGTTAAAACCACATCCACTAGTGCAGCAACTAGCTTTTAAAGAAAGGAGAGTAAGATTAACACCAAAGTTACTTTCTCAACTTAATGCAGATCACCTATTCATTACCTTTGATAAGCATTACAGTCAATCCGAGGGTGATGAAAGAAAAATACTTAATAATCCATTATGGAAGTCACTTTTAGCAGTTAAAAATAACCATGTGTATGAGGTTGATTTTATGACTTGGATGAATTATGGTGTAATATCACATAGTAAGAAAATTGATGATGTTCTTAAAGCATTAGCTTAA
- a CDS encoding flavodoxin family protein produces the protein MKILVTYSSKTGNTKKIAEGILEILPKDSIILPIEENIEPDEFDIILIGFWVDKGIADAKAMKYIDKIKGKKVGIFGTLGAYPDSEHGRQSIIRTKELLEPQNEVIAEFLCQGKVDPKLIEMFEKLPKDHPHGMTEERRKRHEDASSHPDEDDIKKAQEVFKKILVDN, from the coding sequence ATGAAGATTTTAGTTACCTATTCAAGTAAAACAGGTAATACAAAAAAAATTGCTGAAGGAATACTAGAAATATTGCCTAAGGATAGCATTATTTTACCTATAGAAGAAAATATAGAACCAGATGAATTCGATATAATATTAATTGGTTTTTGGGTAGATAAAGGTATAGCAGATGCAAAGGCAATGAAATACATTGATAAGATAAAAGGTAAAAAAGTAGGGATTTTCGGAACACTAGGTGCATATCCTGATTCAGAGCATGGTAGGCAATCTATAATAAGAACAAAAGAACTTTTGGAGCCACAAAACGAAGTAATAGCAGAATTTTTATGCCAAGGTAAAGTTGACCCTAAGTTAATAGAAATGTTTGAAAAATTACCTAAAGATCATCCACATGGTATGACAGAAGAAAGAAGAAAAAGACATGAAGATGCAAGTAGTCATCCAGATGAAGATGATATTAAAAAAGCACAAGAAGTATTCAAAAAGATTTTAGTGGATAACTAA
- a CDS encoding GntR family transcriptional regulator has translation MDQIKRIRRVSKTTAVQKALENIREYIRSIESEVLPNEDELSQYLGVSRLTLREAITVLEREGVVSRVQGKGTLINSFVTKLENRIDCGSDIEGRLRQSGYDVRFEVDGLEFRKPTKIEETKLEIDSEDNILVVKKILYANDMVAAVYIDRVPEKLLKTKDFTAEDLRPHIFPIIENLCQKSITHDVVQLYPCGADEYLAKLFDIEINTPILKFDVLEYTSDSIALMYNTEFYTDKFIKFTICRNVAYKE, from the coding sequence ATGGATCAGATAAAAAGAATTAGAAGGGTTAGTAAAACTACGGCAGTGCAAAAAGCACTAGAAAATATCAGAGAGTATATAAGAAGTATAGAGAGCGAAGTTCTTCCAAATGAAGATGAGCTTTCTCAATATCTAGGAGTAAGCAGGCTTACATTGAGAGAAGCTATAACAGTTTTAGAAAGAGAGGGGGTAGTATCTAGGGTACAGGGTAAAGGAACTTTAATTAATTCTTTTGTAACAAAGCTTGAAAATAGAATAGATTGTGGAAGTGATATAGAAGGTCGTCTTAGACAAAGTGGATATGATGTTAGATTTGAAGTTGATGGACTAGAATTTAGAAAACCTACAAAGATAGAAGAGACTAAGCTTGAAATAGACTCTGAAGATAATATTCTTGTAGTAAAGAAGATACTATATGCGAATGATATGGTTGCAGCAGTTTATATAGATAGAGTACCAGAGAAGCTTTTAAAGACAAAAGACTTTACTGCAGAGGACTTAAGACCTCATATCTTCCCAATTATAGAGAACCTATGTCAGAAATCAATAACTCATGATGTAGTCCAATTATATCCTTGTGGGGCTGACGAATATTTGGCAAAACTATTTGATATTGAGATAAATACACCGATATTAAAGTTCGATGTACTTGAATATACTTCTGATAGTATAGCTTTGATGTATAATACAGAGTTTTACACTGACAAGTTCATAAAGTTTACAATATGTAGAAATGTAGCCTATAAAGAATAA
- a CDS encoding YczE/YyaS/YitT family protein — translation MEKQRPSATQWIIKIVMNIFGLFLCGLAIVLAVKCGLGANPWDALQVGMTNYLPITLGQASQIIAFVILVFNLTRKVIPGVGTVLNAYFIGFFIDVSMKFGIETPSAIPLQALMLLASLVLFGFGIIIALKARIGVGSRDGLMEYLINATKVSVQYIRAALEIFAVIGAIFLKGPMGIGTIIAALTLGYFIQLAAKVLNYDFDVEKHYTFKDMIDDRKRRKEQNIG, via the coding sequence ATGGAAAAGCAAAGACCTTCGGCAACTCAGTGGATAATTAAAATAGTTATGAATATATTTGGCTTGTTTTTATGTGGACTTGCGATTGTATTAGCTGTAAAATGCGGACTTGGAGCAAATCCTTGGGATGCATTACAAGTGGGAATGACCAACTATCTGCCCATAACTTTAGGGCAGGCTTCTCAAATAATAGCGTTTGTAATTTTAGTATTTAACCTGACTAGAAAAGTAATACCAGGTGTGGGAACAGTTTTGAACGCTTATTTTATAGGTTTCTTTATAGACGTCTCGATGAAGTTTGGAATTGAAACACCTAGTGCAATTCCTTTACAAGCTCTTATGCTACTTGCAAGTCTTGTATTATTCGGATTTGGAATAATAATTGCACTAAAAGCTAGAATAGGAGTAGGATCTAGAGATGGGCTTATGGAGTATCTCATAAATGCAACAAAAGTATCTGTTCAATATATAAGAGCTGCATTAGAAATATTTGCTGTAATAGGAGCTATATTTTTAAAAGGACCTATGGGAATCGGAACAATAATAGCTGCTTTAACACTAGGATATTTCATACAATTGGCAGCTAAGGTACTAAATTATGACTTTGATGTTGAAAAACATTATACATTTAAAGATATGATAGATGATAGAAAAAGAAGGAAAGAACAGAATATTGGCTAA
- a CDS encoding 8-oxoguanine deaminase: MTKSLFIKNIKTIVTCDENDAVLENVNIYIEDGIIKNISKEEFDADEVIDGKSMIAYPGLVNTHHHLYQTFTRNLPQVQNMELFDWLVTLYEIWKGLDPDVIRYSSFVGMGDLLKNGCTTCFDHHYVFPQNTSDELIDTQFQAASELGIRMHASRGSMSLSKKDGGLPPDSVVQELDKILYDSERLVKKYHDNSEFSMRQVVLAPCSPFSVTGELLKESAILARKLGVRLHTHLAETIDEEEFTLEKFNMRPLEYMESLGWIGEDVWYAHGIHFNDKELRRLAETKTGVAHCPISNMKLSSGIARIPEMIDLDIPVGLAVDGSASNDGSNLLEEIRVSYLLHRLNSSRQAPTGYDILKLATKGGARLLGRKDIGELSVGKAADLFMIDTNRLEFVGTQYDPKSVLGTVGVKGSVDYTIVGGNIVVKDGKLITIDEEKIVHEANAKVEELIKKA; encoded by the coding sequence ATGACTAAATCACTTTTTATAAAGAATATTAAGACAATAGTTACATGTGATGAGAATGATGCTGTACTAGAAAACGTTAACATTTATATAGAAGATGGTATAATTAAAAACATAAGTAAAGAAGAATTTGATGCTGATGAAGTTATAGATGGTAAGAGTATGATAGCTTATCCTGGACTTGTGAATACTCATCACCATCTATATCAAACATTTACAAGAAATCTTCCACAAGTTCAAAACATGGAGCTATTTGATTGGCTTGTTACATTATATGAAATTTGGAAGGGATTAGATCCTGATGTTATAAGATACAGTTCATTTGTAGGTATGGGGGATTTGCTTAAGAACGGATGTACTACATGCTTTGATCATCATTATGTATTTCCTCAAAATACAAGTGATGAGCTTATAGATACTCAGTTTCAAGCTGCATCAGAACTTGGAATTAGAATGCATGCTTCGAGAGGAAGTATGTCTCTAAGTAAAAAAGATGGTGGTCTTCCGCCGGATTCAGTAGTTCAAGAGTTAGATAAAATATTATATGATTCAGAAAGGCTTGTTAAAAAGTATCATGATAATAGTGAGTTTTCAATGAGACAGGTAGTTTTAGCTCCTTGTTCTCCATTCAGTGTAACTGGAGAACTATTGAAAGAATCTGCCATACTAGCAAGAAAACTTGGTGTTAGACTTCACACTCACTTGGCAGAAACTATTGATGAGGAGGAGTTTACACTAGAAAAGTTTAATATGAGACCTCTTGAGTATATGGAAAGCTTGGGATGGATTGGAGAAGATGTATGGTATGCTCATGGAATACACTTTAATGACAAAGAACTAAGAAGATTAGCTGAAACTAAAACTGGAGTTGCTCATTGTCCTATATCTAACATGAAACTATCTTCAGGTATAGCTAGAATTCCAGAAATGATAGATCTTGACATACCAGTAGGGCTTGCAGTAGATGGAAGTGCAAGTAATGATGGATCAAATTTACTTGAAGAGATAAGAGTTTCATATCTTCTTCACAGATTAAACTCAAGCCGTCAGGCTCCAACAGGATATGATATATTAAAACTTGCTACAAAAGGTGGGGCAAGATTACTTGGAAGAAAAGATATTGGAGAACTTTCAGTAGGAAAAGCAGCAGACTTATTTATGATAGATACTAATAGACTTGAATTTGTAGGAACTCAATATGATCCTAAGTCAGTTCTAGGAACTGTAGGAGTAAAAGGAAGTGTAGACTATACTATAGTTGGAGGAAACATTGTAGTGAAAGATGGAAAACTTATAACTATAGATGAAGAAAAAATAGTACATGAGGCAAATGCCAAAGTCGAAGAACTAATTAAAAAAGCATAA
- a CDS encoding ABC transporter ATP-binding protein, giving the protein MIFEGVKRVRNILEISNQESGKSSLSKSGSYDIQVKNVSFKYEDKNVLRNINTTLKKGTINAFVGASGAGKTTLAQLIGRFWDVNDGEILIDGKNIKDINTEDLMDSLAFVFQDIFMLNDTIYENIRMGNENVNTEDVIDAAKKAQIHDFIMTLPDGYDTKMGENGIKLSGGEKQRVSIARAILKDSPIVIFDEATSYADIENERKIQIALENMLKNKTTIMIAHRLHTIKNVDKIVVFSEGQMKEEGSHDELVSKNGLYKEMWETYVESEKLAIKGGA; this is encoded by the coding sequence ATGATATTTGAAGGTGTAAAAAGAGTTAGAAATATTCTAGAAATATCTAATCAAGAATCAGGCAAGAGCTCACTATCTAAAAGTGGAAGTTACGATATACAAGTTAAAAATGTTTCGTTTAAATATGAAGATAAAAATGTATTAAGAAATATAAATACTACTCTTAAAAAAGGAACTATAAATGCATTTGTAGGAGCATCGGGTGCAGGAAAAACCACGTTAGCTCAACTTATAGGGAGATTTTGGGATGTAAATGATGGAGAAATATTGATAGACGGTAAGAATATAAAAGATATAAATACAGAAGATTTAATGGATTCTTTAGCATTTGTATTTCAAGATATATTCATGCTAAATGATACCATATATGAAAATATAAGAATGGGTAATGAGAATGTTAATACAGAAGATGTCATAGATGCAGCTAAGAAAGCTCAAATTCATGACTTTATAATGACTTTACCCGATGGATACGACACTAAAATGGGTGAGAATGGTATAAAACTAAGTGGTGGAGAAAAACAGAGAGTATCAATAGCAAGAGCGATACTTAAAGATTCACCTATAGTTATATTTGATGAAGCTACATCTTATGCAGATATAGAAAACGAAAGAAAAATACAAATAGCACTTGAAAATATGTTGAAAAATAAAACAACTATAATGATAGCTCATAGACTCCATACAATAAAGAATGTAGACAAAATAGTTGTATTTAGTGAAGGACAGATGAAAGAAGAAGGTAGTCATGATGAGCTAGTAAGTAAAAATGGGTTATATAAAGAGATGTGGGAAACTTATGTAGAGAGTGAAAAGCTAGCAATAAAAGGGGGTGCTTAA